The region CATAACATTTACACTCAATGATTGATTATGAAGTTGGAGTTTTGAAACTTTACTCACTTTTGATGAACATCAACATAATGATCAGTTTCATCCAATATATCTTCCTTGAATgatgaaaagaacaaaaacatcAGCAATCTCAGATtaccagaaaaagaaaatcgCTAAATATGGTTGTTGCCATTGAATTGAACATAGTGAGTGACATTAACCTGAAGTAACTCTTCCATAACATCTTCCAATGTGATTATCCCAATCACTTCTTCATCTGTTGTTGGAAAAGACTCAACATTCTCAAAGGATGAACTTGCATCAGGTTCTTCTGATATTCTCTGTGGAAGACCTGAGTCACCCTCACGATTCATGACACTCTTCAGTGTTGCACTGTAATATTCTGTTTCTTGTGAATGCCAATCTGATGCATCAGTTGAGATGCGACTATAATCTCCCGGTTCACATGAAGATCCAAGTCCTATAAGGTTCACAGCTACAAGTTTAGATGTTTGCAAGAACCAACTTAGGGTAAGcaaagaaattttttatgtaatcaaaatcaaaacttgTTCATTGGTGTTGATTTTGAATGTGAATTGTTTGTGTATAATCAGACCTGGAGTTTTTCCTTCTCTCTCAGTTGCAGCAGTTCTGATATTTTCTTCACACTTGAGGACAACAGCCATGTGGCTTTGACCATTCCTGAACTGATTCAGAATATCATACAATGGCCAATCTTCAGCAACTCTGATAACCAAATGGAACATTATAAGCTCTACACAGATAATAACAGAGATTAATCCATTTGTAGAGTATTCTGAACACATGAACTTTATGTTGGCCAAATAGTTATGttgttttttcctttctcttttcaTCTTTGCCTTCACCTTCATCATCATAAGCATTTTCATCTTCCTATATGTTCCATTCAAAGCTACTCTATCATCAGCAAAATAGGAAAAAGAAGTTTCATACCTAGGAACTCTCCTGATAGTCATATATTTAATTGGTGTTTCATCTTCCGGACGACAGAAGATTAAATTCCTAACCTAATCAAGATTGAACAGACATATcagaaaaaaatgtttgtagagttgaattagacttaaaatttactTCTTAATATTAATCATAACATTAATCAGTAAAAGTGGTACTTAGAAAATGATCCTAATATAAGTTGCTATAAACTTGAACATATCAAACTCATATATTACCAAGATGATACCAACAACATTTGTTTGTTTTCCAGAGTAGACTGGTATTCGGCTGTGACCTTTGCTCATTATTAAGCCCATTGTATGCCTAAAGAGTAAACAAATTAAGTTGAGGCAAGGAAATGCTTAAACATCATAGAAAGACATGAGGGACATACATGTCAAGTTTGGAGTTTATGTCAAGAGAAAATGTTTCACTTAAAGGTGTCATAGCATCTTTAGCAGTCTTCTGTGTTAAGTCCAAAGCTCCAGcaattattttagtttcatGAAGTGTCAATTCTCCACCTTTACCTGCCTGATAGTGAACTTaagcatttgaaaaaaaatgttaccaaaatTCTATAGCCAATAAAACAAGCTAACCTCATTTGCATGTAAATGGACTAAAGTCTTCAACTCTGTTCGTCCTAAAAGTGCAGTATGTCCCTTGCCAAGAA is a window of Vigna unguiculata cultivar IT97K-499-35 chromosome 4, ASM411807v1, whole genome shotgun sequence DNA encoding:
- the LOC114180846 gene encoding DUF21 domain-containing protein At2g14520-like, with translation MSSYFEEKAPCCGSHFWILLSTCWGFVLFAAITSGLALGLLSFSQVDLEVLVKAGKPQIQRNAAKIMSVVKNENLLLCTLLVAKSMALEGVSVFMEKMFPEWISVLLSATMLAIIAEIIPQALCSRYGLSVGAALSPFVRALMLIFFPIAYPLSKLLDWLLGKGHTALLGRTELKTLVHLHANEAGKGGELTLHETKIIAGALDLTQKTAKDAMTPLSETFSLDINSKLDMHTMGLIMSKGHSRIPVYSGKQTNVVGIILVRNLIFCRPEDETPIKYMTIRRVPRVAEDWPLYDILNQFRNGQSHMAVVLKCEENIRTAATEREGKTPGLGSSCEPGDYSRISTDASDWHSQETEYYSATLKSVMNREGDSGLPQRISEEPDASSSFENVESFPTTDEEVIGIITLEDVMEELLQEDILDETDHYVDVHQNIKIKLQHARRVSSGSSRRASSSRQQRRSSDASRVYFLSPTYVLPVSP